One Syntrophobacterales bacterium genomic window carries:
- a CDS encoding DUF2589 domain-containing protein, whose product MAEPGKELSSIDFKNLIGGPLIAVVEAQAQAAMSTVNFIRAVGFKPPTKQDENDDPGNLPTTGDPIYVVFKYPKEISPYEPATEYSISVTVTNPGSGYTAPKVTISGGGGTGATATATIDGDGKVTGIEVTSQGKNYKTAPTVTIGHQGTAPSGAVTATAEVVFTEPKAASPAVWQEMKLEVPMLSIVPIPYLRVDEVTIDFNAKINSMQTYEYTSSYGVKTDSSVSGSAGFLFAKASASFKCSTSYQSQSKSTGQVERTYSLAIHVRAVQDELPGGMEKILGILEDAIKAQPASAPKEIKV is encoded by the coding sequence ATGGCAGAACCGGGTAAAGAACTATCAAGCATTGACTTCAAGAACCTCATCGGGGGACCACTCATCGCGGTCGTTGAAGCACAAGCGCAGGCAGCAATGAGCACGGTCAACTTCATTCGAGCGGTTGGCTTCAAACCACCGACAAAACAAGATGAGAATGACGATCCGGGGAACCTGCCGACCACCGGCGATCCGATTTATGTGGTCTTCAAGTATCCCAAGGAGATCTCTCCGTATGAGCCGGCAACCGAGTACTCCATCTCCGTCACAGTGACCAATCCGGGCAGCGGTTACACGGCGCCCAAAGTCACCATTTCTGGGGGCGGAGGCACCGGTGCTACCGCGACGGCGACCATCGACGGTGATGGCAAGGTCACAGGTATTGAAGTGACCAGCCAAGGAAAAAACTACAAGACAGCGCCAACGGTTACCATCGGCCACCAAGGTACCGCACCCTCCGGAGCCGTAACGGCAACGGCAGAGGTCGTGTTCACAGAACCAAAGGCGGCGTCTCCCGCGGTGTGGCAGGAGATGAAACTGGAAGTGCCCATGCTCAGCATCGTGCCCATCCCGTACCTCCGGGTGGATGAGGTCACCATCGACTTCAACGCAAAGATCAACTCCATGCAGACATACGAGTACACAAGTTCCTACGGGGTTAAAACGGACTCCTCCGTGTCGGGCAGCGCCGGTTTCCTTTTCGCCAAGGCCTCGGCATCTTTCAAGTGCTCCACGTCCTACCAGAGCCAATCCAAGTCCACGGGCCAGGTGGAGAGGACATACTCCCTCGCCATCCATGTCAGAGCCGTTCAGGACGAACTGCCAGGCGGAATGGAGAAGATCTTGGGCATCCTGGAAGACGCGATAAAGGCGCAGCCCGCCTCCGCGCCAAAGGAAATCAAGGTATAA
- a CDS encoding electron transfer flavoprotein subunit beta/FixA family protein: MNIVVCVKQVIDPEAPSSVFRIDEATQKGKNIDDSPPVLDPYGEYALEGALRLKADKGGKVTVISIGNDFDQNAMKKSLAIGADELILVEDDSLKDLDAYGTVCGLVQAIKKVGDYDLILTGREASDTNAGQTGSGIAEAMGLPLVTLVQQIDIDGSQAKIQRVITDGYESVTIPLPAVLTISNEIGEVRFPNMKGIMAAKKMKPTVYGPGDIGMDTVPKKSKMVRLYQEVSEAHCEFIKGESPEEMAVNLAEKLREAKLF, from the coding sequence ATGAACATAGTTGTATGTGTGAAACAGGTCATAGACCCTGAAGCGCCTAGCAGCGTTTTCCGCATTGATGAAGCAACCCAAAAAGGGAAGAATATTGACGACAGCCCGCCGGTGCTTGACCCTTATGGAGAGTATGCTTTGGAAGGAGCCTTACGGCTCAAGGCCGACAAGGGCGGCAAAGTTACGGTTATTTCCATTGGAAACGACTTCGACCAGAATGCGATGAAAAAATCACTTGCCATCGGTGCAGATGAATTGATTCTCGTAGAGGATGATTCTTTAAAGGATTTGGATGCGTATGGCACAGTCTGCGGACTGGTGCAGGCCATAAAGAAGGTGGGCGATTACGACCTGATCCTGACCGGCCGTGAAGCATCCGATACAAACGCCGGACAGACGGGTTCGGGTATTGCCGAAGCCATGGGACTCCCACTCGTTACCCTTGTCCAACAAATTGATATTGATGGCAGCCAGGCAAAGATCCAGAGAGTGATCACCGACGGGTATGAGTCAGTAACCATCCCCCTCCCTGCCGTGCTGACAATCAGCAATGAAATAGGCGAAGTGCGGTTTCCAAATATGAAAGGTATTATGGCGGCCAAGAAAATGAAGCCCACCGTCTATGGGCCTGGTGATATCGGAATGGACACAGTCCCGAAAAAATCAAAAATGGTCCGGCTCTACCAGGAAGTCTCGGAAGCTCATTGTGAATTCATCAAGGGGGAATCTCCCGAGGAAATGGCTGTAAATCTGGCTGAAAAACTTCGTGAAGCAAAGTTATTTTAA
- a CDS encoding electron transfer flavoprotein subunit alpha/FixB family protein, whose translation MAEYKNVGVFCETNGGKLAPISTESLGIGRKLADDLGQSLVALLIGDQVGDAAKDAIRYGADKVYVVDNPMFKDYLSDSYVEVAQKLVDQASAQIVIMGQTDMGRDLAPRLAFRLGTVSTSDCLELAIDGASKRLLQTKPVYGGNAKEVFIIDTDPQIVTIRSKAMTALAPEDARQGEVVAFDAAIDVATLKMKLLEKVVEEVTGVKLEEATIVVSGGRGIGSPEGFSQLEELAALFKGAVGASRPAVDQGWLPPNRLVGITGKIIGPDLYIAVAISGSTQHMTGCGGSKTIVGINLDPEAGIFKRAHFGVIGDWKAVVPALTEKIKTMIG comes from the coding sequence ATGGCTGAATATAAGAACGTAGGTGTCTTTTGTGAAACAAATGGAGGGAAGTTAGCTCCCATATCCACCGAGAGTCTAGGAATCGGTCGGAAACTTGCCGACGATCTGGGTCAGTCGCTCGTGGCCCTGTTGATCGGGGATCAGGTGGGCGATGCAGCCAAAGATGCGATTCGCTATGGAGCCGACAAGGTCTATGTGGTGGACAATCCAATGTTCAAAGACTATCTGTCGGATTCGTATGTTGAGGTTGCGCAGAAGCTGGTGGATCAAGCGTCCGCGCAGATCGTGATCATGGGCCAGACTGATATGGGCAGAGATCTTGCGCCACGGCTGGCGTTTCGTCTTGGAACCGTGTCTACTTCGGACTGTTTGGAGTTGGCTATTGACGGAGCTTCCAAGCGTCTGCTACAGACTAAGCCTGTTTACGGTGGCAATGCCAAAGAGGTATTCATTATCGATACCGACCCGCAGATAGTCACCATTCGCAGCAAGGCCATGACAGCGTTGGCACCCGAAGATGCCAGGCAAGGTGAAGTGGTTGCATTTGATGCTGCTATCGATGTCGCTACGCTGAAAATGAAACTGCTGGAAAAAGTAGTCGAAGAGGTAACAGGAGTAAAACTGGAAGAGGCAACTATAGTAGTCTCCGGTGGACGGGGTATCGGCAGTCCTGAAGGGTTCTCACAGTTGGAAGAATTGGCAGCGCTCTTTAAAGGAGCGGTGGGAGCGAGTCGTCCTGCAGTCGATCAAGGTTGGTTACCCCCTAACCGGTTGGTGGGCATTACAGGTAAGATTATTGGACCTGACCTGTATATCGCAGTGGCAATTTCCGGTTCCACGCAGCACATGACAGGATGCGGAGGATCCAAAACCATTGTCGGCATCAACTTGGATCCGGAGGCCGGCATTTTTAAACGCGCCCATTTTGGAGTGATCGGGGATTGGAAAGCAGTTGTGCCTGCGCTCACGGAAAAAATAAAAACAATGATCGGTTAA
- the dapB gene encoding 4-hydroxy-tetrahydrodipicolinate reductase translates to MVRLIVTGVAGKMGSVIMRLAQADPEVAVTGCTEIPGHPMAGKNVGEGTTACPVTDELAKIIDMCDVVIDFTGPESSLQNFRTAVEHAKGIVIGTTGLKAEALKEIMSAKDAKVVISPNMSVGMNLMFDIVEKVSRILKEDYDAEIVEMHHRLKKDAPSGTAVKLMEVIKGVQPEKEWLEIYGRKGITGERKQDEIGVLALRGGDVVGEHTVMFAGIGERLEITHRAYSRDNFAKGAVLAAKWLFQKTHGAYTMRDVLGLQ, encoded by the coding sequence ATGGTGCGCCTCATCGTCACCGGAGTGGCAGGAAAAATGGGAAGCGTCATCATGAGGCTCGCCCAAGCCGATCCCGAAGTGGCTGTGACGGGTTGCACAGAAATCCCCGGGCATCCGATGGCCGGTAAGAACGTCGGCGAAGGGACGACCGCATGTCCGGTGACGGACGAACTGGCTAAGATTATAGATATGTGTGATGTGGTCATCGATTTTACCGGACCTGAATCGTCGCTTCAGAATTTCAGGACAGCGGTAGAGCACGCCAAAGGGATAGTGATAGGGACGACGGGATTGAAGGCGGAAGCCCTAAAAGAGATTATGAGCGCTAAAGATGCGAAGGTTGTAATCTCCCCAAATATGAGTGTGGGAATGAACCTCATGTTTGATATAGTAGAGAAGGTTTCAAGGATACTGAAGGAAGACTATGATGCCGAGATAGTCGAGATGCATCACAGGCTAAAGAAAGACGCCCCTAGCGGCACAGCGGTGAAACTCATGGAAGTGATTAAGGGGGTGCAGCCGGAAAAGGAATGGCTGGAGATATACGGGAGGAAGGGGATTACAGGAGAAAGGAAGCAGGATGAAATTGGAGTACTTGCCCTGAGAGGCGGAGATGTGGTGGGTGAGCACACGGTGATGTTTGCAGGGATAGGGGAAAGGTTGGAGATTACCCACAGAGCGTACAGTAGAGATAACTTTGCGAAAGGAGCTGTACTTGCGGCCAAGTGGCTTTTCCAGAAGACACATGGTGCATATACGATGCGAGATGTCCTTGGCCTTCAATAG
- the dapA gene encoding 4-hydroxy-tetrahydrodipicolinate synthase, with amino-acid sequence MELKGIYTALVTPFTAYRFDEEAFKRLIEFQLEGGVDGIVPCGSTGEAATLSYDEHARVIELTLKFVHGKVPVIAGTGSNSTTETIELTEMAKKLGANACLLTTPYYNKPTQEGLYLHYKKVAEEVDIPLVLYNIPGRTGINMTPETIARIAEIPNVVGIKEASGSLVQVADIYRLTKGKFAIVSGDDNLFLPMMSVGAVGVISVISNIMPKELKAIYKAFMEERSIDRARDLNVAMLPIMQAMFVETNPIPVKEALYHMEMIEKEFRLPLCPLSQGSSAFLKGILKEYDLLRRE; translated from the coding sequence ATGGAATTAAAAGGGATTTACACGGCGTTAGTAACCCCCTTTACCGCATACCGCTTCGATGAGGAGGCCTTCAAGAGGCTTATAGAATTTCAGCTTGAAGGCGGCGTGGATGGGATAGTGCCCTGCGGAAGTACGGGTGAAGCGGCAACTCTCTCCTATGACGAACACGCGAGAGTGATTGAGCTAACCCTGAAATTTGTACACGGCAAAGTACCGGTGATTGCGGGAACTGGTTCCAATAGTACCACCGAAACGATAGAGCTTACGGAAATGGCGAAGAAGCTAGGCGCAAATGCCTGCCTTCTCACAACACCTTATTATAACAAGCCCACACAGGAAGGACTTTACCTGCATTACAAAAAAGTGGCTGAAGAGGTGGACATACCTCTTGTCCTTTATAATATACCTGGCAGGACGGGAATCAATATGACCCCCGAGACCATCGCGAGGATCGCTGAGATCCCAAACGTTGTGGGAATAAAGGAAGCGTCAGGTTCTCTCGTCCAGGTGGCCGATATTTACAGGCTCACGAAAGGTAAGTTTGCCATAGTCTCAGGGGATGACAACCTTTTCCTTCCCATGATGAGCGTGGGCGCAGTGGGTGTTATTTCCGTCATATCCAATATTATGCCGAAAGAACTGAAGGCGATCTACAAGGCTTTCATGGAGGAGAGAAGCATAGATAGAGCAAGAGATCTAAATGTAGCCATGCTCCCCATCATGCAGGCCATGTTCGTGGAGACGAACCCAATCCCCGTGAAAGAAGCGTTGTATCATATGGAAATGATCGAGAAGGAGTTTAGGCTTCCGTTGTGTCCTCTTTCCCAGGGAAGCAGCGCTTTCCTTAAAGGCATCCTCAAAGAATACGATCTGCTGAGGAGGGAATAG
- the dapF gene encoding diaminopimelate epimerase — translation MSASGNDFIIIDNRDGKVDRDFPDVTGFIKKICRIHHSVGADGVILIENSDEHDFSWRFYNADSSEAEMCGNGGRCAARFAYMNGITQEKMTFETIAGVIKAEVSGMRVKLQLTAPVGMKLDYPVGLEDKEIFLSSVNTGVPHAVLLVHDVDHMPVEELGRLVRHHKVFGEKGTNVDFVEIIDKENLKLRTYERGVEGETYACGTGAVAVGVILKEKALVKSPVNIKTKGGEILKVYLDGEVYLEGDTRLIYVGKLNDEALL, via the coding sequence ATGAGCGCAAGTGGAAACGATTTTATAATAATCGACAACCGGGACGGTAAAGTTGACAGGGATTTCCCTGACGTCACCGGGTTTATCAAAAAAATATGCAGAATACATCACTCGGTCGGTGCGGACGGCGTCATACTTATTGAAAATTCCGATGAACACGATTTCAGCTGGAGATTCTACAACGCCGACAGTTCCGAAGCAGAGATGTGCGGGAACGGCGGTCGGTGCGCGGCGAGGTTCGCCTATATGAATGGCATCACGCAGGAAAAAATGACCTTCGAGACTATTGCCGGGGTGATAAAAGCAGAGGTGAGCGGAATGCGGGTAAAGCTGCAGCTTACCGCCCCGGTGGGCATGAAGCTTGATTATCCCGTGGGCCTTGAAGACAAGGAGATATTCTTGAGCAGCGTCAATACAGGCGTGCCGCATGCGGTTCTTCTTGTCCATGATGTAGACCATATGCCTGTTGAGGAACTCGGAAGGCTTGTCCGCCACCACAAGGTGTTCGGCGAGAAAGGAACGAACGTAGACTTTGTTGAGATCATTGACAAAGAGAATCTGAAGCTCCGGACATACGAGAGGGGAGTGGAAGGAGAGACCTACGCCTGCGGCACGGGAGCAGTGGCTGTGGGTGTTATATTGAAGGAAAAAGCGCTGGTGAAAAGCCCTGTGAACATAAAGACGAAGGGTGGAGAGATACTAAAAGTCTACCTTGATGGAGAAGTCTACCTTGAAGGAGACACGAGGCTTATTTATGTAGGTAAACTGAATGACGAAGCGCTCTTATAG
- the lysA gene encoding diaminopimelate decarboxylase — MNYCQYRNGELYCEDVPVAKIAKATGTPVYIYSYKTLERRFLAFEDAFRATPHLTCYSCKACSNLSILKIIGSLGGGVDIVSGGELFRALKAGISGRKTVFSGVGKTEEEIVAAVKADVLMINVESEDELDVVGRVASRMKKAVPVSVRVNPEIDAKTHPYITTGLKKNKFGVPWDDAFRLYKKTRNHKYLNPVGISSHIGSQILDLAPFVEAVRFLKAMVLRLFGEGIKLSYIDIGGGLGITYKDELPPDPEDYGRVVGEELKETGFTAILEPGRVLIGNSGIFVTRLLYVKRPPGKTFYVIDGAMNDLVRPSLYGAYHKIIPAKEGGRTEGKVDIVGPICESGDFLAKDREMPYLEKNELLAVMGAGAYGFSMSSNYNSRRRVAEVLVKGGEFAVIRKRETYKDLIRGESIPSFLEV, encoded by the coding sequence ATGAATTATTGCCAGTACAGAAATGGTGAGTTATATTGCGAAGATGTGCCTGTCGCCAAGATTGCGAAGGCCACGGGGACGCCGGTCTACATTTACAGTTACAAAACTCTCGAGAGACGCTTCCTGGCTTTTGAAGATGCTTTCAGAGCAACGCCGCACCTCACGTGTTACTCCTGCAAGGCATGTTCTAATCTCTCGATCCTCAAAATCATCGGAAGTCTGGGTGGAGGCGTCGATATAGTGTCAGGAGGAGAGCTGTTCAGGGCGCTCAAGGCAGGCATTTCCGGACGGAAGACAGTCTTCTCCGGAGTAGGGAAGACGGAAGAGGAGATTGTAGCGGCCGTCAAGGCCGACGTCCTCATGATCAACGTGGAATCGGAAGACGAACTTGACGTCGTGGGACGGGTTGCCTCGCGCATGAAAAAAGCAGTACCCGTCTCCGTCAGGGTGAACCCGGAGATTGACGCAAAGACTCATCCCTACATAACGACGGGCCTCAAGAAGAATAAATTCGGGGTGCCATGGGATGATGCTTTCAGACTATACAAAAAGACGCGAAACCACAAATACCTTAATCCTGTGGGCATATCCTCCCATATAGGCTCTCAGATTCTGGACCTGGCTCCCTTCGTGGAGGCTGTGCGCTTTCTCAAGGCAATGGTATTGAGGCTTTTTGGCGAAGGTATAAAGTTGAGTTATATTGATATAGGCGGCGGTCTTGGCATTACTTACAAGGATGAGCTTCCTCCCGACCCTGAAGACTACGGACGGGTGGTAGGCGAGGAGTTGAAGGAGACGGGATTCACGGCGATACTTGAACCTGGGCGGGTATTAATCGGGAACAGCGGCATATTTGTGACCCGCCTTCTCTATGTGAAGCGACCTCCTGGGAAGACGTTCTACGTCATAGACGGGGCGATGAACGATCTGGTGAGGCCTTCTCTCTATGGCGCATACCACAAGATCATTCCCGCGAAGGAGGGGGGCCGGACAGAAGGGAAGGTGGACATTGTCGGTCCCATCTGCGAATCCGGAGATTTTCTTGCAAAAGATAGGGAAATGCCGTACCTTGAAAAGAACGAATTGTTGGCCGTTATGGGTGCTGGTGCGTACGGTTTTTCCATGTCATCGAATTATAATTCGAGGCGTAGGGTCGCAGAAGTGCTTGTAAAGGGTGGAGAATTTGCAGTGATACGAAAGAGAGAGACATACAAGGATCTGATAAGAGGAGAATCAATCCCATCATTTTTGGAGGTGTAG
- the argH gene encoding argininosuccinate lyase yields MKAWGGRFKKETNPLMERYSASIDFDWALFEYDIEGSKAHAEMLREIGVLSGGERDAILTALDEIKAEIREGTFLFSASMEDIHMHIEARLIEKTGDAGKKLHTGRSRNDQVALDMRLFLRAEMARVDEILVGLLKALINKGEKGNGVFMPGYTHMQKAQVVPFAHYLLAYYYMLKRDRERLKGVMHAVDVLPLGSGALAGSTIPLDREFVRERLGFSRVSENSMDTVADRDFIVDAIYVFAMIMMHLSRLSEDLIIFSTEEFGYVSLPDELCTGSSLMPHKKNPDALELTRGKASKVMADLFALLSLLKGLPMTYNRDLQEDKEPLFHAVDTVKDALSIMTLCVEGMEVKVARMEAAVAGSYMSAVEMAEYLTMKGVPFREAHSIVGRLVRDCEENGTALSAMNIEDMKTYSGAFDSDIFDHIDPRRILSNRRTAGAASFSEVEKELNAEKRYLNSDY; encoded by the coding sequence ATGAAGGCGTGGGGAGGCAGATTCAAAAAAGAGACGAATCCGCTTATGGAACGGTACAGCGCATCCATTGATTTTGACTGGGCCCTTTTCGAGTACGACATTGAGGGGAGTAAGGCCCATGCGGAGATGTTAAGGGAAATAGGCGTACTTAGTGGCGGGGAAAGGGATGCAATCCTGACCGCTCTGGATGAGATAAAGGCGGAAATAAGGGAGGGCACGTTTCTATTTTCTGCGTCCATGGAAGATATCCACATGCATATCGAGGCCCGGCTCATAGAAAAGACGGGCGACGCAGGGAAGAAACTCCATACAGGGAGAAGCAGGAACGACCAAGTTGCCCTCGACATGCGGCTCTTTCTCAGGGCCGAGATGGCAAGAGTCGATGAAATTCTTGTCGGATTGCTCAAGGCGCTGATCAATAAAGGGGAAAAAGGGAACGGAGTTTTTATGCCTGGCTATACCCATATGCAGAAGGCCCAGGTGGTGCCATTTGCCCACTATCTTCTCGCATACTATTATATGCTAAAGAGAGACAGGGAGCGGCTTAAAGGGGTTATGCACGCCGTCGATGTCCTGCCCCTTGGGAGTGGAGCTCTTGCAGGCTCCACCATACCACTTGACCGCGAATTCGTGAGAGAAAGACTCGGGTTTTCCAGAGTTTCAGAAAACAGCATGGATACGGTGGCGGACAGAGACTTCATCGTCGACGCCATATATGTCTTTGCCATGATTATGATGCACTTAAGCAGGTTGTCGGAGGATCTCATCATATTCTCTACTGAAGAGTTCGGATATGTGTCACTCCCTGACGAGCTTTGTACGGGGAGCAGTCTTATGCCTCACAAGAAAAACCCTGACGCCCTCGAACTGACGAGAGGCAAGGCTTCAAAGGTCATGGCCGATCTGTTCGCCCTCTTATCTCTTCTTAAGGGGCTGCCCATGACATACAATAGAGATCTTCAAGAGGATAAAGAGCCGCTCTTCCATGCGGTCGACACGGTCAAAGACGCATTATCCATTATGACCTTGTGCGTGGAAGGCATGGAAGTGAAGGTTGCCAGGATGGAGGCTGCGGTGGCGGGGAGTTATATGTCCGCCGTTGAAATGGCGGAATACCTGACCATGAAAGGGGTCCCTTTCCGGGAAGCCCATTCAATAGTTGGGAGGTTGGTAAGGGACTGCGAGGAAAATGGTACGGCCCTTTCGGCCATGAACATAGAAGATATGAAGACGTATTCCGGGGCTTTCGACAGCGATATATTTGACCATATTGACCCTCGGAGAATTTTATCCAATCGGCGAACAGCGGGGGCGGCCTCTTTCTCCGAAGTGGAAAAGGAGCTCAATGCGGAAAAACGCTATCTCAATTCTGATTATTAG
- a CDS encoding YggS family pyridoxal phosphate-dependent enzyme → MNIEDTIRAVRERISAAACRAGRAESEVLLIGVTKRVDSDKIQEAVRAGLTDFGENYIQEAKKKIEGFEEKVCWHMIGHIQTNKLKYIPPLFDYVHSVDRLEIAEGLDKYGKPMNILFELNLSREVSKHGTEEEGLRRMLKKVVALKHVKPVGLMTMAPFVDDPEEVRGVFASLRNILGRANREFGLDMKELSMGMSSDFEVAIEEGSTMVRVGTAIFGERT, encoded by the coding sequence ATGAATATTGAGGATACAATCAGGGCTGTAAGAGAGCGGATATCAGCGGCTGCGTGCAGGGCCGGCAGGGCCGAATCCGAGGTGCTGCTCATTGGTGTGACGAAACGAGTCGATTCGGATAAAATTCAAGAGGCAGTCCGGGCGGGACTCACTGATTTCGGAGAGAACTATATCCAGGAAGCGAAAAAAAAAATTGAGGGCTTTGAGGAGAAAGTCTGCTGGCACATGATCGGACATATCCAGACGAATAAGCTCAAATATATACCGCCTCTATTCGACTATGTTCACTCAGTGGATAGATTGGAGATTGCGGAGGGTCTCGATAAATATGGAAAACCCATGAACATCCTTTTTGAGCTCAACCTCTCCAGGGAGGTTTCCAAACACGGTACGGAAGAAGAGGGATTAAGGCGCATGCTGAAGAAAGTTGTAGCCCTGAAACACGTGAAACCGGTCGGGCTCATGACCATGGCGCCTTTTGTCGACGACCCGGAGGAGGTGCGGGGCGTGTTTGCCTCCTTAAGGAATATTTTAGGGCGGGCCAACAGGGAATTCGGCCTTGATATGAAGGAACTTTCCATGGGGATGTCGTCCGATTTCGAAGTAGCCATTGAGGAAGGCTCCACCATGGTGAGAGTGGGCACGGCCATTTTCGGGGAGAGAACATGA
- a CDS encoding Maf family protein: MFQVRNGDSIVLASESTRRVDILRSLGISFSIIPPDIDERKKKDESPRDFTLRVSMEKALKVGEHFTDKWVIGADTIVVNKGRVLGKPRDEADAFNMLRSLRGKWHKVITGYCILNVLKDIMHRDAIETRVHVRDLSDEEIMRYVKTSEPLGKAGSYAVQGKGGYMVKEIKGSYSNVVGLPICEVAEALLSLGVLS; this comes from the coding sequence ATGTTTCAAGTTAGAAACGGGGATTCGATAGTACTGGCGAGCGAATCCACAAGAAGGGTTGATATACTGAGAAGTCTTGGCATCTCCTTTTCGATCATCCCCCCTGACATAGATGAGCGGAAAAAAAAGGATGAATCTCCGAGGGATTTTACGCTCAGGGTTTCCATGGAGAAAGCCCTCAAAGTGGGGGAACATTTTACCGATAAATGGGTGATCGGCGCAGACACCATAGTGGTGAACAAAGGCCGGGTGCTGGGGAAGCCCAGGGATGAGGCGGACGCTTTCAATATGCTAAGGTCGCTCAGAGGCAAGTGGCACAAGGTGATTACCGGGTACTGTATCCTGAATGTATTGAAAGATATTATGCACCGTGATGCGATCGAAACGAGAGTCCATGTGCGGGACTTGTCCGACGAGGAGATAATGCGCTATGTAAAGACGTCGGAACCGCTCGGCAAAGCCGGGTCTTATGCCGTCCAAGGCAAAGGCGGATATATGGTTAAAGAGATAAAAGGTTCTTATTCGAACGTGGTAGGTCTCCCTATTTGTGAAGTTGCAGAAGCACTCCTGTCACTGGGCGTTCTTTCGTGA
- a CDS encoding divalent-cation tolerance protein CutA: protein MEEVIQITTTADNKETVERIGMSLVEKKLAACIQILGPIKSVYRWKGNVENAEEWLCLIKSKTSLYKEIETDILRLHPYELPEITVTDVIGGLAGYIRWVEDETR, encoded by the coding sequence ATGGAAGAGGTCATCCAAATTACCACAACTGCGGATAACAAGGAAACCGTTGAGCGCATAGGCATGTCGCTCGTAGAGAAAAAACTCGCAGCCTGCATCCAGATACTGGGTCCCATCAAAAGTGTGTACAGGTGGAAAGGAAATGTAGAGAACGCCGAAGAATGGCTCTGCCTCATTAAGAGCAAAACATCCCTGTATAAGGAGATAGAGACAGATATCCTCCGTCTCCACCCTTATGAACTGCCGGAGATAACCGTAACCGATGTCATTGGCGGGTTGGCAGGGTATATCCGGTGGGTGGAGGATGAGACGCGGTGA
- a CDS encoding MFS transporter, producing MSLKNFFGLPKNVCVLGIVSLLMDISSEMIYPLVPLFLNNVLYASKTSIGLIEGIAESMASVLKVFSGWLSDRLGKRKSIILWGYGISVFSRPILATASSWIGVLTYRFTDRVGKGVRTAPRDAIIADSTDKSILGKAFGFHRTMDTTGAAIGAFIAFLILNFLHGSFRSAFWFSMVPSVLALLCIIFFVKDTKKAPALKTLSLRIHFSDSNFSRFLVVVTVFTLGKTSDAFLILRAQELGVSVAVIPVLYLTFNISSALFSTPAGMVTDKVGGKGMILFSYFLFSLIFIGFAFATNQIHAWMLFIVYGIFVAINDGVQRAYVGTVIRSEITGTGYGVYHTIVGIASLPASIIGGALWQKFGSHALFFYGAMMSWVSIVLFVILLYFFGNKAPGKPEKGEYISNQSPR from the coding sequence ATGTCTTTGAAGAACTTCTTCGGCCTGCCGAAAAACGTGTGTGTTCTGGGAATTGTCAGTCTTCTCATGGATATAAGCTCCGAGATGATCTACCCTTTGGTCCCTCTTTTTCTCAACAATGTCCTCTATGCCTCAAAGACATCAATCGGATTGATTGAAGGCATAGCCGAAAGCATGGCAAGCGTCCTAAAGGTCTTCTCAGGATGGCTCTCCGACCGGCTTGGCAAGCGGAAATCTATCATATTGTGGGGATATGGTATTTCGGTTTTCAGCCGACCTATACTCGCAACCGCATCTTCGTGGATCGGTGTACTCACATACCGGTTTACCGACAGAGTCGGTAAAGGGGTGAGGACGGCTCCCCGAGATGCCATCATCGCAGATTCCACGGATAAGTCTATTTTGGGAAAGGCCTTCGGTTTTCACCGTACTATGGATACTACGGGTGCGGCAATAGGAGCGTTCATCGCGTTCCTGATACTGAATTTTCTGCACGGCAGCTTCAGGTCCGCCTTTTGGTTCTCCATGGTGCCCAGTGTCCTGGCCCTCCTCTGCATCATCTTTTTTGTAAAGGATACAAAAAAAGCGCCAGCACTCAAAACATTGTCTCTAAGAATCCATTTTTCCGACAGCAACTTCTCACGTTTTCTGGTGGTCGTTACCGTCTTTACTCTCGGGAAGACATCCGACGCCTTCCTTATCCTGAGAGCCCAGGAATTGGGGGTATCCGTGGCGGTCATTCCCGTTCTCTATCTCACTTTCAATATCAGTTCTGCCCTCTTTTCCACCCCTGCGGGGATGGTGACGGACAAGGTAGGCGGGAAGGGAATGATACTTTTTAGTTATTTCCTTTTTTCTTTAATTTTTATTGGATTCGCGTTTGCCACGAATCAGATTCACGCCTGGATGCTGTTTATCGTTTATGGCATCTTTGTGGCGATTAACGACGGCGTGCAGCGGGCTTATGTGGGGACCGTGATAAGATCAGAGATAACAGGAACAGGATACGGCGTTTACCACACGATCGTGGGCATCGCATCCCTTCCGGCGAGCATTATAGGGGGAGCCCTCTGGCAAAAGTTCGGTTCCCATGCCCTTTTCTTTTACGGCGCCATGATGTCTTGGGTGTCCATCGTTCTCTTCGTGATACTCCTATATTTTTTTGGAAACAAGGCCCCGGGCAAACCCGAAAAAGGGGAGTATATATCCAATCAATCCCCCCGATAA